The following are encoded in a window of Oncorhynchus masou masou isolate Uvic2021 chromosome 17, UVic_Omas_1.1, whole genome shotgun sequence genomic DNA:
- the tgs1 gene encoding trimethylguanosine synthase isoform X2: MMIDHGKWNVVADIIFSQRSLAGDDGTIHCLCSRAFVQDRELYRSDRKAITNLAEGGPQEAEDEHGEDQAEDEETEEEEDEPIDEEAQLMARMGLPVEFISSSAQRKSVRKFRRKNANHWEAAPENLDEDDPLQSQRDDPSVESTKPAFDWFDLSERPGGETEAEPQPSQAQEGWEDYWSQQGEGLLWQGWLEKHPETSSCPATAEPPWDCPGTKEAWDNHTSHTFLYYWEQFNYWAAQGWTIDYSSSAPIETKQPGHEGEAEGEPTHCCDPGDLEFEGKLERSEAGTSEVVDLIGQMSLLSEGVGQCDLSKQQVDHVCGNDEPCDGGNRKRTASSTKSTELRDSKQGRCHQENNGSIERRASNVDEDDEPPDERVTKLKRRIESVLKFKPSPSHHHRSRAGSNRKQHGGRKAACHNTHTFFTEEGDNTEPKLTKTFQKVQSFLQRVQKDNGTHTAAPDMSNGQSHGEHADKERPACPQSEGEEERLEEESPQLCLELDCTEQLPQPSQQNIFTRVEEEEEDEEIQFRREVYSLDIPDYLVPNAREHNNTESTGKTGKKKNKKTKKRGKCGVMPAEIAAEPELAKYWAQRYRLFSRFDEGIKLDHEGWFSVTPEKIAEHIALRVQESFHSELIIDAFCGVGGNAIQFALTGKRVLAIDIDPVRLALAQHNAQVYKVAEYIDFVQGDFLQLAPRLRADVVFLSPPWGGPDYLSADVFDIKTMMAPNGFDIFRLSKMISDNIVYFLPRNADMDQIASLAGPGGRVEVEQNFLNNKLKTITAYFGNLIKSDC; encoded by the exons ATGATGATTGATCATGGAAAATGGAATGTGGTTGCCGACATTATTTTCAGCCAAAGGAGCTTGGCTGGAGATGATGGGACTATACACTGCTTGTGTTCGAGAGCTTTTGTACA GGATCGTGAGTTGTACAGATCTGACCGTAAAGCCATCACGAACTTGGCCGAAGGTGGGCCGCAAG AGGCAGAGGATGAGCATGGAGAGGACCAGGCAGAAGATGAagagactgaggaggaggaggatgaaccAATCGATGAAGAAGCTCAGCTTATGGCCAGAATGGGACTGCCTGTGGAGTTCATAAGCTCCTCTGCACAGAGGAAATCT GTGAGAAAGTTCAGGAGGAAGAATGCCAACCACTGGGAAGCAGCCCCTGAGAATCTGGATGAAGATGATCCACTCCAGTCACAGAGGGATGATCCCAGTGTTGAAAGCACCAAGCCAGCGTTTGATTGGTTCGATCTTAGTGAGAGGCccggaggagagacagaggcagaaccTCAACCTTCCCAGGCCCAGGAGGGTTGGGAAGACTACTGGAGCCAGCAGGGAGAGGGTTTGTTGTGGCAGGGCTGGTTGGAGAAGCACCCTGAGACTTCCAGCTGTCCAGCCACAGCAGAGCCCCCCTGGGACTGCCCAGGCACTAAGGAAGCATGGGATAATCACACCAGCCACACCTTTCTCTACTACTGGGAGCAGTTCAACTACTGGGCAGCCCAGGGATGGACCATAGACTACTCAAGTAGTGCACCCATTGAAACAAAGCAGCCTGGACATGAGGGTGAAGCCGAAGGAGAGCCAACTCATTGTTGTGACCCAGGGGATTTAGAGTTTGAAGGAAAGTTGGAGCGGAGTGAGGCGGGCACTAGTGAAGTGGTCGATCTGATTGGGCAGATGAGCCTTCTGTCAGAGGGAGTTGGTCAGTGTGATTTGAGCAAACAACAAGTGGACCATGTCTGTGGAAATGATGAACCTTGTGATGGTGGTAATCGTAAAAGAACTGCCTCGTCAACTAAGTCCACTGAATTAAGAG ATTCCAAACAAGGCAGGTGTCACCAGGAAAACAACGGATCAATTGAGAGAAGAGCGTCTAATGTTGATGAAGATGATGAACCACCAGATGAAAGAGTCACAAAACTTAAGCGAAG GATTGAGAGCGTGCTGAAGTTTAAGCCCAGCCCCAGTCACCACCATAGAAGTAGGGCTGGGAGCAATAGGAAGCAACATGGAGGGAGGAAAGCAGCCTGCCACAACACGCACACCTTCTTTACTGAAGAGGGAGATAACACAGAGCCCAAGTTGACTAAGACCTTTCAAAAA GTTCAGAGTTTCCTCCAGAGGGTTCAGAAAGACAACGGCACACACACAGCCGCCCCGGACATGTCAAACGGCCAGTCGCACGGGGAGCACGCCGACAAGGAGAGGCCTGCTTGTCCACAgtcagagggagaagaagagagactggAGGAAGAGAGTCCTCAACTCTGTTTGGAGTTGGACTGTACTGAGCAGCTCCCTCAACCCTCCCAGCAGAACATCTTCACCagagtagaggaagaagaagaggatgaagagATTCAATTCAGAAGAGAGGTGTACTCACTGGACATACCAGACTACTTAGTTCCCAATGCACGTGAACATAATAACACAG AGTCTACTGGGAAGACTGGtaagaagaagaacaagaagacAAAGAAAAGAGGAAAATGTGGAGTGATGCCAGCTGAGATTGCAGCGGAGCCCGAGCTGGCTAAGTACTGGGCCCAGCGCTACCGTCTCTTCTCTAGGTTCGATGAGGGCATCAAGCTGGACCACG AGGGCTGGTTCTCTGTTACCCCAGAGAAGATAGCCGAGCACATTGCCCTGAGGGTCCAGGAGAGTTTCCACTCTGAACTCATCATAGACGCCTTCTGTGGAGTGGGAGGCAATGCCATCCAGTTTGCCCTCACTGGGAAGAGGG TGCTAGCCATTGACATCGACCCAGTGCGTCTGGCCCTGGCACAGCACAACGCCCAGGTCTACAAGGTGGCCGAGTACATCGACTTTGTGCAGGGAGACTTCCTGCAGCTGGCACCTCGTCTGCGGGCGGACGTGGTGTTCCTCAGCCCCCCCTGGGGCGGCCCAGACTACCTCAGCGCAGACGTCTTCGATATCAAGACCATGATGGCGCCAAATGG TTTTGACATTTTCAGGTTGTCCAAAATGATATCTGATAATATTGTGTACTTCCTCCCACGAAATGCAGACATGGATCAG ATCGCCTCTCTTGCAGGGCCTGGTGGGAGAGTAGAGGTGGAACAGAACTTTCTCAACAACAAGTTAAAGACAATAACTGCATATTTTGGTAATTTGATTAAATCAGATTGCTAG
- the tgs1 gene encoding trimethylguanosine synthase isoform X1: MMIDHGKWNVVADIIFSQRSLAGDDGTIHCLCSRAFVQDRELYRSDRKAITNLAEGGPQEAEDEHGEDQAEDEETEEEEDEPIDEEAQLMARMGLPVEFISSSAQRKSVRKFRRKNANHWEAAPENLDEDDPLQSQRDDPSVESTKPAFDWFDLSERPGGETEAEPQPSQAQEGWEDYWSQQGEGLLWQGWLEKHPETSSCPATAEPPWDCPGTKEAWDNHTSHTFLYYWEQFNYWAAQGWTIDYSSSAPIETKQPGHEGEAEGEPTHCCDPGDLEFEGKLERSEAGTSEVVDLIGQMSLLSEGVGQCDLSKQQVDHVCGNDEPCDGGNRKRTASSTKSTELRDSKQGRCHQENNGSIERRASNVDEDDEPPDERVTKLKRSHELDVEENPQMSVDEAWDKLGLKRSHDPMIESVLKFKPSPSHHHRSRAGSNRKQHGGRKAACHNTHTFFTEEGDNTEPKLTKTFQKVQSFLQRVQKDNGTHTAAPDMSNGQSHGEHADKERPACPQSEGEEERLEEESPQLCLELDCTEQLPQPSQQNIFTRVEEEEEDEEIQFRREVYSLDIPDYLVPNAREHNNTESTGKTGKKKNKKTKKRGKCGVMPAEIAAEPELAKYWAQRYRLFSRFDEGIKLDHEGWFSVTPEKIAEHIALRVQESFHSELIIDAFCGVGGNAIQFALTGKRVLAIDIDPVRLALAQHNAQVYKVAEYIDFVQGDFLQLAPRLRADVVFLSPPWGGPDYLSADVFDIKTMMAPNGFDIFRLSKMISDNIVYFLPRNADMDQIASLAGPGGRVEVEQNFLNNKLKTITAYFGNLIKSDC; the protein is encoded by the exons ATGATGATTGATCATGGAAAATGGAATGTGGTTGCCGACATTATTTTCAGCCAAAGGAGCTTGGCTGGAGATGATGGGACTATACACTGCTTGTGTTCGAGAGCTTTTGTACA GGATCGTGAGTTGTACAGATCTGACCGTAAAGCCATCACGAACTTGGCCGAAGGTGGGCCGCAAG AGGCAGAGGATGAGCATGGAGAGGACCAGGCAGAAGATGAagagactgaggaggaggaggatgaaccAATCGATGAAGAAGCTCAGCTTATGGCCAGAATGGGACTGCCTGTGGAGTTCATAAGCTCCTCTGCACAGAGGAAATCT GTGAGAAAGTTCAGGAGGAAGAATGCCAACCACTGGGAAGCAGCCCCTGAGAATCTGGATGAAGATGATCCACTCCAGTCACAGAGGGATGATCCCAGTGTTGAAAGCACCAAGCCAGCGTTTGATTGGTTCGATCTTAGTGAGAGGCccggaggagagacagaggcagaaccTCAACCTTCCCAGGCCCAGGAGGGTTGGGAAGACTACTGGAGCCAGCAGGGAGAGGGTTTGTTGTGGCAGGGCTGGTTGGAGAAGCACCCTGAGACTTCCAGCTGTCCAGCCACAGCAGAGCCCCCCTGGGACTGCCCAGGCACTAAGGAAGCATGGGATAATCACACCAGCCACACCTTTCTCTACTACTGGGAGCAGTTCAACTACTGGGCAGCCCAGGGATGGACCATAGACTACTCAAGTAGTGCACCCATTGAAACAAAGCAGCCTGGACATGAGGGTGAAGCCGAAGGAGAGCCAACTCATTGTTGTGACCCAGGGGATTTAGAGTTTGAAGGAAAGTTGGAGCGGAGTGAGGCGGGCACTAGTGAAGTGGTCGATCTGATTGGGCAGATGAGCCTTCTGTCAGAGGGAGTTGGTCAGTGTGATTTGAGCAAACAACAAGTGGACCATGTCTGTGGAAATGATGAACCTTGTGATGGTGGTAATCGTAAAAGAACTGCCTCGTCAACTAAGTCCACTGAATTAAGAG ATTCCAAACAAGGCAGGTGTCACCAGGAAAACAACGGATCAATTGAGAGAAGAGCGTCTAATGTTGATGAAGATGATGAACCACCAGATGAAAGAGTCACAAAACTTAAGCGAAG TCATGAACTGGATGTGGAGGAGAACCCTCAGATGTCTGTGGATGAAGCCTGGGATAAACTAGGATTAAAGCGCAGCCACGACCCCAT GATTGAGAGCGTGCTGAAGTTTAAGCCCAGCCCCAGTCACCACCATAGAAGTAGGGCTGGGAGCAATAGGAAGCAACATGGAGGGAGGAAAGCAGCCTGCCACAACACGCACACCTTCTTTACTGAAGAGGGAGATAACACAGAGCCCAAGTTGACTAAGACCTTTCAAAAA GTTCAGAGTTTCCTCCAGAGGGTTCAGAAAGACAACGGCACACACACAGCCGCCCCGGACATGTCAAACGGCCAGTCGCACGGGGAGCACGCCGACAAGGAGAGGCCTGCTTGTCCACAgtcagagggagaagaagagagactggAGGAAGAGAGTCCTCAACTCTGTTTGGAGTTGGACTGTACTGAGCAGCTCCCTCAACCCTCCCAGCAGAACATCTTCACCagagtagaggaagaagaagaggatgaagagATTCAATTCAGAAGAGAGGTGTACTCACTGGACATACCAGACTACTTAGTTCCCAATGCACGTGAACATAATAACACAG AGTCTACTGGGAAGACTGGtaagaagaagaacaagaagacAAAGAAAAGAGGAAAATGTGGAGTGATGCCAGCTGAGATTGCAGCGGAGCCCGAGCTGGCTAAGTACTGGGCCCAGCGCTACCGTCTCTTCTCTAGGTTCGATGAGGGCATCAAGCTGGACCACG AGGGCTGGTTCTCTGTTACCCCAGAGAAGATAGCCGAGCACATTGCCCTGAGGGTCCAGGAGAGTTTCCACTCTGAACTCATCATAGACGCCTTCTGTGGAGTGGGAGGCAATGCCATCCAGTTTGCCCTCACTGGGAAGAGGG TGCTAGCCATTGACATCGACCCAGTGCGTCTGGCCCTGGCACAGCACAACGCCCAGGTCTACAAGGTGGCCGAGTACATCGACTTTGTGCAGGGAGACTTCCTGCAGCTGGCACCTCGTCTGCGGGCGGACGTGGTGTTCCTCAGCCCCCCCTGGGGCGGCCCAGACTACCTCAGCGCAGACGTCTTCGATATCAAGACCATGATGGCGCCAAATGG TTTTGACATTTTCAGGTTGTCCAAAATGATATCTGATAATATTGTGTACTTCCTCCCACGAAATGCAGACATGGATCAG ATCGCCTCTCTTGCAGGGCCTGGTGGGAGAGTAGAGGTGGAACAGAACTTTCTCAACAACAAGTTAAAGACAATAACTGCATATTTTGGTAATTTGATTAAATCAGATTGCTAG